In Rosa chinensis cultivar Old Blush chromosome 1, RchiOBHm-V2, whole genome shotgun sequence, a genomic segment contains:
- the LOC112167011 gene encoding uncharacterized protein LOC112167011 yields MTGDVISWLSQCAKDLSLPQFRELLFSLWGVWKERNDRVWNQKRLEAWDVSLGIVSRLKEFRFHNQKPPRSKSVYRAVWRTPPVGLVKINVDGAFHHVTRKGGLGFVIRNETGVMLGGGAWSVSGLLSSEHAEILACKAALEFAGEHGFGPAILEIDAFEVQHQLSRCASANLSLLGRIYDDVGILLKSHSVVQVLHVSRQGNGIAHVLATYGHSLRQNAFYFSVPDFLQVVIAAELCTL; encoded by the coding sequence ATGACAGGGGATGTTATTAGTTGGTTAAGTCAGTGTGCTAAAGACTTGTCATTACCTCAGTTCAGAGaacttttgttttctctttgggGTGTTTGGAAGGAAAGAAATGATAGAGTTTGGAATCAAAAGAGGCTCGAGGCCTGGGATGTTAGCTTGGGGATTGTTTCTCGGTTAAAGGAGTTCAGATTTCATAATCAGAAACCTCCCCGATCCAAATCTGTATACAGAGCAGTGTGGAGGACACCCCCAGTAGGTCTGGTTAAGATAAATGTGGATGGTGCATTTCATCATGTTACTAGGAAAGGTGGACTGGGTTTTGTAATCAGAAACGAGACTGGAGTGATGTTAGGAGGAGGGGCTTGGTCTGTGAGTGGTTTGCTTTCTTCGGAACACGCTGAAATTTTGGCATGCAAAGCTGCATTAGAGTTTGCAGGGGAGCACGGTTTTGGTCCAGCTATACTGGAAATCGACGCATTTGAGGTTCAGCATCAACTCTCGAGGTGTGCTTCAGCTAACTTATCACTATTGGGCAGAATCTATGATGATGTAGGGATACTTTTGAAGTCCCATAGTGTGGTGCAGGTGTTACATGTCAGTCGGCAAGGAAATGGGATTGCGCATGTGTTGGCTACCTATGGTCACTCTCTTAGGCAGaatgctttttatttttcagttccAGATTTCTTACAAGTTGTGATTGCAGCTGAGCTTTGTACTTTGTag